The Raphanus sativus cultivar WK10039 chromosome 2, ASM80110v3, whole genome shotgun sequence genome includes a region encoding these proteins:
- the LOC108840089 gene encoding lachrymatory-factor synthase: protein MEPETAAFKWEGKQAAQVNGVTAEQAWLVLSDFCNVHKWFPTVDTCRRVEGTDGQTGLVRYCASTTTKEEEEETKWAKERLVEMDPIGRCLSYEVLENNVGFRSYVATVKVMQVDGGDESDGGKVCRIEWSFVSDPVDGWKKEDLESYVGFCLKHMANKMEMNL from the coding sequence ATGGGAAGGCAAACAAGCCGCCCAAGTCAACGGTGTCACGGCGGAGCAAGCATGGTTGGTTCTTTCAGATTTCTGCAACGTCCACAAGTGGTTCCCAACTGTAGATACGTGTCGCAGAGTCGAAGGAACCGATGGTCAGACGGGTCTAGTCAGATACTGCGCCTCCACCACAaccaaggaagaagaagaggaaaccaAATGGGCTAAAGAGCGTTTGGTCGAGATGGATCCAATCGGACGGTGTTTGAGCTATGAGGTCCTCGAGAATAACGTGGGGTTCAGATCTTACGTGGCAACGGTCAAAGTAATGCAAGTGGACGGCGGAGATGAATCGGACGGTGGAAAAGTCTGTCGAATCGAGTGGTCGTTTGTGTCTGATCCTGTTGATGGTTGGAAGAAGGAAGACCTTGAATCCTACGTGGGTTTTTGTCTTAAACATATGGCTAATAAAATGGAAATGAATCTGTAA